The following coding sequences are from one Natrarchaeobaculum sulfurireducens window:
- a CDS encoding BGTF surface domain-containing protein has product MSTTLAGAAAASTSSEVEYVDAYNSSASVIFQGQDVYIVGEAVDEDPDATFQLRSVDSFDGGDVDSSSFEEELQAEWVGYDELALEVDPSDTGLPTSENPDDDDDVWAIEVDTSGLDAGDYFVRGGELESSPAQEDTFEVTEQGFSATFDDDEVTDDGAESTTELDIDSDRGTYSVTVSADGDLDDDELLRTVFEESDSDAGVFFAEVSYFLDNASDSEVGYDGPTDLEWGDDDYGDVVDALRAAGGVFETDANDNPVLDEDFVDDVTDNSDYSDEADVVEAVTFGDFDVGLWAADEDDADESIVFVELSDTDADVDFDGIDDSDYTFEFSVTDTAASDEQDISVLDSDVEANFDDSVYTQTAGDPVHLTVEFDDTDDAYLVFGDEDVGFVDIVYVEDDTGSGMANVTLNPRLMGMGNGYASVDSEDEVVSLLDEIDLDNPIEWVDNHHHTDDDLPEPFDDLEFYDDGDMDATDRVSFVEFLEELELIDDPVDQPHDLFEWETIDPDTGNPAPDGVDVITGVNEDTGDIAYNQLVRPLQPTDYPLASTDDGVLVADSGELDVDDELDAARVDLTQPGLGEVETMVAPEDDADAHELEEFLDPEIEEATPTPRTGIAEDDRLIVRAEMSGVYGLMVGIADEGDYDPLIEDGFKPHVIHELNEYDGEGVTLEIEETETTGNQDPNRVDFENADKDEVVAFGNHLDGELYIVVDTSASDAFTRDYEDGDTFEATIEYEADTDDSFYFYGPDSLIELIADRYPGGYDVTPDGMPWRGDAGEHTTRDPAYPYFEPGESQTITTEFDMVDRDVGFHALDADDAVQLETDDEAVVSGETNVAPGSSVDLRISNAGETESFLSTEDAAIDTDGSWASEPFDFDDREDGDEATLEYRVGGSAIADTDGIFVEELESVDPADDTADEPTDDGADDTDDSEAADADDAGDSDADAADDTTDDTVDEVTDEADADESDDTATETEGDGIPGFGLTVAIVALLAVAMLTRRRQQ; this is encoded by the coding sequence ATGTCCACCACGCTTGCCGGCGCTGCGGCGGCTTCGACTAGCAGTGAAGTCGAGTACGTTGACGCCTACAACTCGAGTGCAAGCGTCATCTTCCAGGGCCAAGACGTATATATCGTCGGTGAGGCGGTCGACGAGGACCCAGATGCAACCTTCCAGCTCCGTTCTGTCGACTCGTTCGATGGCGGGGACGTCGACAGCAGTAGCTTCGAAGAAGAACTGCAAGCCGAGTGGGTCGGCTACGACGAACTCGCTCTCGAGGTCGATCCGAGCGATACTGGGCTGCCAACATCGGAAAACCCCGACGACGACGATGACGTTTGGGCTATCGAAGTCGATACCAGCGGCCTCGACGCTGGTGATTACTTCGTCCGCGGTGGTGAACTCGAGTCCAGTCCAGCCCAGGAGGATACCTTCGAAGTGACCGAACAGGGCTTTAGTGCCACATTCGACGACGACGAAGTGACCGACGACGGTGCTGAGTCCACGACGGAACTCGATATCGACTCCGACCGCGGCACTTACTCGGTCACCGTGAGTGCCGACGGCGATCTCGACGACGACGAACTCCTTCGGACCGTCTTCGAAGAGTCCGATAGCGATGCCGGTGTCTTCTTCGCGGAGGTCTCGTACTTCCTCGACAACGCCTCCGACTCGGAGGTCGGCTACGATGGCCCGACCGACCTCGAGTGGGGTGACGACGACTACGGTGACGTCGTCGACGCGCTCCGTGCGGCTGGCGGTGTCTTCGAAACCGACGCCAACGATAACCCCGTTCTCGACGAGGACTTCGTCGACGACGTAACCGACAATAGCGACTATAGCGACGAAGCCGACGTCGTCGAAGCCGTCACCTTCGGTGACTTCGACGTCGGGCTCTGGGCGGCCGACGAGGACGACGCCGACGAGTCGATCGTCTTCGTCGAGCTATCCGACACCGACGCGGACGTCGACTTCGACGGCATCGACGACAGTGACTACACGTTCGAGTTCAGCGTGACCGATACCGCCGCGTCGGACGAGCAGGATATTTCCGTCCTAGACTCCGATGTCGAGGCGAACTTCGACGATAGCGTCTACACACAGACGGCTGGCGATCCGGTTCATCTTACGGTAGAGTTCGACGATACCGACGACGCCTATCTCGTCTTCGGTGACGAGGACGTTGGTTTCGTCGACATCGTCTACGTCGAAGACGACACCGGTAGCGGGATGGCCAACGTGACGCTCAACCCCCGACTGATGGGCATGGGTAACGGCTACGCGAGCGTCGACTCCGAGGACGAGGTGGTGAGCCTACTCGACGAAATCGACCTCGATAACCCCATCGAGTGGGTCGACAACCACCACCACACTGACGACGATCTTCCCGAGCCGTTCGATGACCTCGAGTTCTACGACGACGGCGACATGGACGCGACCGACCGGGTAAGCTTCGTCGAATTCCTCGAAGAGCTCGAGCTCATCGACGATCCGGTCGACCAGCCTCACGACCTCTTCGAGTGGGAAACCATTGATCCTGATACGGGCAATCCAGCCCCAGACGGTGTAGACGTGATCACTGGCGTCAACGAGGACACTGGCGACATCGCGTACAACCAGCTCGTGCGGCCGCTGCAGCCGACCGATTACCCGCTCGCGAGCACCGATGACGGTGTGCTCGTCGCCGACAGCGGTGAACTCGATGTCGACGACGAACTCGACGCGGCGAGAGTCGACCTGACTCAGCCCGGACTCGGCGAGGTCGAAACGATGGTCGCACCAGAAGACGATGCCGACGCACACGAACTCGAGGAGTTCCTCGATCCCGAGATCGAAGAGGCGACGCCGACGCCACGAACCGGCATCGCCGAAGATGACCGGCTGATCGTCCGGGCGGAAATGTCCGGTGTCTACGGCCTCATGGTTGGAATCGCTGACGAGGGCGATTACGATCCGTTGATCGAAGACGGGTTTAAGCCCCATGTGATCCACGAACTCAACGAGTACGACGGCGAAGGGGTCACGCTTGAGATCGAAGAAACCGAGACGACGGGCAACCAGGACCCGAACCGCGTTGACTTCGAGAACGCCGACAAGGACGAGGTCGTCGCCTTCGGCAACCATCTCGACGGTGAACTGTACATCGTCGTCGATACGAGCGCGTCTGATGCGTTCACCCGCGACTACGAGGACGGCGATACCTTCGAGGCAACGATCGAGTACGAAGCAGACACCGATGACAGCTTCTACTTCTACGGTCCGGACAGCCTCATCGAGCTCATTGCGGACAGGTATCCTGGCGGATACGATGTGACGCCTGATGGAATGCCGTGGCGAGGCGATGCGGGTGAGCACACGACCCGTGATCCAGCCTATCCGTACTTCGAACCTGGAGAGTCCCAGACTATCACTACCGAGTTCGATATGGTCGACCGAGACGTCGGGTTCCACGCACTCGACGCGGACGACGCCGTCCAGCTCGAGACCGACGACGAGGCCGTCGTCTCGGGCGAGACGAACGTTGCACCTGGTTCGTCCGTCGACCTTCGGATCAGCAACGCCGGAGAGACCGAGAGCTTCCTGTCAACCGAAGATGCGGCGATCGATACTGACGGGTCGTGGGCGTCCGAACCGTTCGATTTCGACGACCGTGAGGACGGCGACGAAGCGACGCTCGAGTATCGCGTGGGTGGCAGTGCAATTGCCGACACTGACGGAATTTTCGTCGAAGAACTCGAGTCCGTCGACCCGGCCGACGACACCGCCGACGAACCGACGGATGACGGCGCTGACGATACTGACGATTCCGAGGCTGCCGACGCTGACGATGCCGGTGATTCCGACGCCGACGCTGCTGACGACACGACGGATGACACCGTTGATGAGGTGACTGACGAGGCTGATGCCGATGAATCCGATGATACGGCCACAGAGACCGAGGGTGACGGAATCCCTGGATTCGGTCTTACGGTTGCGATCGTTGCGCTACTGGCTGTTGCCATGCTGACACGCCGTCGACAGCAGTAA
- a CDS encoding lysylphosphatidylglycerol synthase transmembrane domain-containing protein, with product MKKQAAVALVISLLLLVLFVAVVGWEAVFAALGRATVRIYALAFVATLACLLCRTLVWHRMLSVVDRPRPYWLVGGLFLTAMFAKYVAPYGQVTSGVGVAAVVSRYYDSAYEEALAAVASADFLNYVPYYTFGSIALGYVFFVDAPPIPLEQHAPVVAALVVAVVAFVAVVLFRRELLLEAIVYLASAIRPVLERIAPQKASQFRRENVISRFEGFYGTLDVVSHDRRAMVIALGYAHAGWLAFAGALYASAAAVGSPVTFAVAMAAVALSKVGFLVPTPGGLGGVEAALAGVLIVLSPMSSAVALAVAILYRFATYWFTILVGGVATIALTLADPLPPEAG from the coding sequence ATGAAGAAACAAGCCGCCGTTGCGTTGGTAATTTCCCTGCTGTTGCTCGTTCTGTTCGTCGCCGTGGTCGGGTGGGAGGCCGTGTTTGCGGCACTCGGGCGTGCCACCGTTCGAATCTATGCCCTGGCGTTCGTTGCGACGCTCGCTTGTCTTCTCTGTCGCACCCTAGTGTGGCACCGAATGCTGTCAGTCGTCGACCGACCGCGACCGTACTGGCTCGTCGGCGGCCTGTTTCTCACCGCGATGTTCGCAAAGTACGTGGCGCCGTATGGCCAGGTAACCTCCGGCGTCGGCGTCGCTGCAGTCGTTAGCCGATACTACGATTCGGCATACGAGGAAGCGCTCGCTGCGGTCGCGAGTGCAGATTTCCTCAACTACGTCCCGTACTACACGTTCGGTTCGATCGCGCTGGGGTACGTCTTCTTCGTGGATGCCCCTCCGATTCCCCTCGAGCAACACGCCCCGGTCGTCGCTGCGCTCGTCGTTGCCGTCGTCGCGTTCGTCGCCGTCGTCCTGTTCCGTCGGGAACTGCTGCTCGAAGCGATCGTGTATCTCGCGTCCGCGATTCGACCCGTCCTCGAGCGTATTGCGCCACAAAAAGCCAGCCAGTTCCGTCGTGAAAACGTCATCAGTCGATTCGAGGGATTCTACGGGACTCTCGATGTCGTCTCTCACGATCGTCGGGCGATGGTCATCGCGCTCGGCTATGCACACGCAGGTTGGCTCGCGTTCGCGGGTGCGCTCTACGCGTCGGCCGCAGCAGTCGGATCGCCGGTCACGTTCGCCGTTGCGATGGCGGCCGTCGCACTCAGCAAGGTCGGATTTCTGGTTCCCACTCCCGGTGGCCTGGGCGGAGTCGAGGCTGCCTTGGCCGGCGTCCTGATCGTTCTTTCCCCGATGAGTAGTGCCGTTGCACTCGCCGTTGCGATCCTCTATCGGTTTGCGACGTACTGGTTCACGATCCTCGTCGGCGGCGTCGCCACCATTGCGTTGACACTGGCTGATCCGCTCCCCCCTGAAGCGGGTTGA
- a CDS encoding phosphatase PAP2 family protein: protein MKRFELLWDSSVNESVRELLEPFITALALLTHLGDGAVLLVLGVLIYWFGALESRRDRAFVIAVGVAALALSAGMKGVVQLPRPEVAFAPAGYPGYSFPSAHAMGSAAFYGALAVTMEWGTRRRRYLLAGSVITIVALSRVVIGVHYPGDVVVGVLFGLGLVWIGVWTRKEGLFEPGPMFALAVVIAGLAVVLGSRVFVSLTLGASIGGLIGWHYVKDRPATQSGAAVLVLGVVAVVGIASLRVVSFQLGLTAPGGTISPVVFLAEVVGYAVLTVAVLVLPWLAIAVEDSPVVRQLQSRLPFANRTIDGAPDDD from the coding sequence GTGAAGAGGTTCGAGCTGCTCTGGGATTCGTCGGTCAACGAATCGGTTCGCGAGTTACTCGAGCCGTTCATCACCGCGCTTGCACTTCTCACTCACCTCGGAGACGGAGCAGTGTTGCTCGTTCTGGGCGTGCTCATCTACTGGTTCGGTGCCTTAGAGAGCCGGCGAGACCGAGCGTTCGTGATCGCTGTCGGGGTCGCGGCGCTGGCGCTCTCGGCCGGAATGAAAGGCGTCGTACAGCTCCCCCGACCGGAGGTAGCGTTCGCGCCGGCGGGATATCCGGGTTACTCGTTTCCGAGCGCCCACGCGATGGGGAGTGCAGCGTTTTACGGCGCTCTAGCAGTGACCATGGAGTGGGGAACGCGTCGGCGCCGTTATTTGCTGGCCGGGAGCGTAATCACGATCGTCGCGCTCTCGCGGGTAGTGATCGGCGTCCACTACCCCGGAGACGTCGTGGTCGGAGTGCTCTTCGGCCTCGGACTGGTCTGGATCGGCGTGTGGACCCGCAAGGAAGGGCTGTTCGAGCCCGGCCCGATGTTCGCACTCGCCGTCGTCATCGCCGGCCTGGCGGTGGTACTCGGTTCTCGCGTCTTCGTGAGCCTAACACTCGGGGCCTCGATCGGCGGGCTGATCGGCTGGCACTACGTCAAAGACCGACCGGCCACACAGAGCGGTGCCGCAGTCCTCGTACTCGGGGTCGTCGCCGTCGTCGGTATCGCGTCGCTTCGCGTCGTCTCTTTCCAGCTCGGCCTGACAGCACCCGGTGGGACGATCAGTCCCGTCGTATTTCTCGCCGAGGTCGTCGGATACGCCGTGCTGACCGTCGCGGTATTGGTCCTCCCGTGGCTTGCAATCGCCGTCGAAGATAGCCCGGTCGTCAGACAGCTCCAGTCTCGGCTCCCGTTCGCCAATCGAACGATCGACGGAGCTCCGGACGACGACTGA
- a CDS encoding DUF7344 domain-containing protein has protein sequence MGALTSSQGEQELSADTILELLANRRRRYLLYALRGREEPIELSKLAERVAGWEHDVPPDEVAQNEYKSVYVSSVQCHVPKLADAGVVDHDEDNHTVILGDNFGQLEPYLRVVVRDEPENSTLHAALEAESGDGFFSQIRENVARLKH, from the coding sequence ATGGGGGCACTTACCTCGAGCCAAGGTGAGCAAGAACTCTCGGCCGACACCATCCTCGAGTTACTTGCGAACCGCCGCCGCCGATACCTGTTGTACGCACTGCGTGGCCGTGAAGAGCCGATCGAACTGTCGAAACTCGCCGAGCGCGTCGCCGGCTGGGAACACGACGTCCCGCCCGACGAGGTGGCCCAAAACGAGTACAAGAGCGTCTACGTCTCGTCGGTCCAGTGTCACGTCCCGAAATTGGCCGATGCAGGCGTCGTCGACCACGACGAGGACAACCACACTGTCATCCTCGGCGATAACTTCGGCCAACTCGAGCCCTATCTCCGCGTCGTCGTCCGCGACGAACCCGAAAACTCGACGCTACACGCGGCCCTCGAAGCTGAATCCGGCGACGGATTTTTCAGCCAGATCAGGGAGAACGTCGCCCGACTCAAGCACTGA
- a CDS encoding DUF192 domain-containing protein produces MVLERVWKGLLLLVVISIVGLLFVQAGFVSAPWGEDRAEVWVLDDAGERKAVVDAEVADTWGERYTGLSEHESLAEGEGMLFVHSSEAERTYVMREMAFDIDIIFIDAEREITAIEHARAPEPGEDGDDLEYTGQAQYVLEVPRGYANETGIAAGDAVEIEYQ; encoded by the coding sequence ATGGTTCTCGAGCGGGTCTGGAAGGGGCTTCTCCTCCTCGTCGTGATCTCGATCGTCGGCCTTCTCTTCGTCCAGGCAGGGTTCGTCTCAGCGCCGTGGGGCGAGGATCGGGCCGAGGTGTGGGTACTCGACGACGCGGGCGAGCGGAAGGCCGTCGTCGATGCCGAGGTCGCCGACACCTGGGGCGAGCGTTACACCGGCCTGAGCGAACACGAGTCGCTCGCCGAGGGCGAGGGGATGCTGTTCGTTCACTCGAGCGAGGCCGAACGGACGTACGTGATGCGCGAGATGGCCTTCGACATCGACATCATTTTCATCGATGCGGAGCGGGAAATCACGGCGATCGAGCACGCTCGCGCACCCGAACCCGGCGAGGACGGCGATGATCTCGAGTACACCGGACAGGCACAGTACGTCCTCGAGGTGCCACGCGGTTACGCGAACGAGACGGGGATTGCCGCTGGGGACGCCGTCGAGATCGAGTACCAGTGA
- a CDS encoding ABC transporter ATP-binding protein, producing MDGVDWEKDDPFEEQRERVESPMRRLIFEYGRPYWFSVSVGLISSVLARALDLLPALLLAVAIDAIFGDAVFAEQVPLSVLPEAWLPATQDGQFWFVVAAIAASFVFGAIFHWIRNWGFNAFSQSVQHDVRTATYDKMQRLDMEFFANKQTGEMMSVLSNDVNQLERFLNEGMNSATRLVVMVVGITFLLFWLEPQLAIVSLAPVPLIAAFTYLFVKKIQPKYAAVRSSVGKVNSRLENNLGGINVIKSSNTESFESGRVEDVSRKYYDTNWEAIWLRIKFFPGLQLISGIGFVLTFVVGGYWVFTETAPGPLTGTLQTGTFVAFILYTQQLVWPMAQFGQVINMYQRAEASSERIFGLMDEEGRIERDAEADALEVSAGRVEYDQVCFSYDIDAGNLVIDDISFEVEGGETVALVGPTGAGKSTVLKLLLRLYDVDEGAICIDGRDVRDVSLSSLRRSMGYVGQESFLFYGTVEENIAYGSFDASREEIVAAAKAAEAHDFVQNLPEGYDTMVGERGVKLSGGQRQRVAIARAVLKDPDILVLDEATSDVDTETEMLIQRSIDELTENRTTFAIAHRLSTIKDADQILVLEGGRIVERGTHAELLEEDGLYAHLWGVQAGEIDDLPQEFIERAQRRQARTEVDIDATDDD from the coding sequence ATGGACGGCGTCGACTGGGAGAAAGACGATCCGTTCGAAGAGCAACGCGAGCGCGTCGAGAGTCCAATGCGCCGACTCATCTTCGAGTACGGCCGTCCCTACTGGTTTTCGGTGTCGGTCGGACTCATCTCGAGCGTGCTCGCGCGGGCGCTGGATCTGTTGCCGGCGCTGTTGCTCGCGGTGGCGATCGACGCGATCTTCGGCGACGCCGTGTTCGCCGAGCAGGTGCCATTGTCGGTGCTTCCGGAGGCGTGGTTGCCGGCGACCCAGGATGGCCAGTTCTGGTTCGTCGTCGCGGCGATTGCGGCCTCGTTCGTTTTCGGGGCGATCTTTCACTGGATACGCAACTGGGGATTCAACGCCTTCTCACAGAGCGTCCAGCACGACGTCCGGACGGCCACCTACGACAAGATGCAGCGTCTCGACATGGAGTTTTTCGCGAACAAACAGACCGGCGAGATGATGTCGGTGCTCTCGAACGACGTCAACCAGCTCGAGCGGTTCCTGAACGAGGGGATGAACTCCGCGACCCGGCTGGTCGTGATGGTCGTCGGAATTACGTTCTTGTTGTTCTGGCTCGAGCCCCAGCTCGCGATCGTCTCGCTCGCGCCCGTGCCGCTGATCGCGGCGTTTACCTATCTCTTCGTGAAGAAGATCCAGCCGAAGTACGCGGCCGTTCGCTCGTCGGTCGGGAAAGTCAACTCCCGACTCGAGAACAACCTCGGCGGGATCAACGTCATCAAGTCCTCGAACACCGAGTCGTTCGAGTCCGGCCGCGTCGAGGACGTCTCGCGGAAATATTACGACACGAACTGGGAGGCCATCTGGCTGCGAATCAAGTTCTTCCCCGGACTGCAACTGATCTCCGGGATCGGCTTCGTCCTCACGTTCGTCGTTGGCGGCTACTGGGTGTTTACGGAGACGGCCCCCGGACCGCTCACCGGTACCCTCCAGACCGGCACGTTCGTCGCGTTTATCCTCTATACGCAGCAACTCGTCTGGCCGATGGCTCAGTTCGGCCAGGTGATCAACATGTACCAGCGTGCCGAAGCCTCGAGCGAGCGTATCTTCGGCCTGATGGACGAGGAGGGGCGGATCGAACGCGACGCCGAGGCCGACGCGCTCGAAGTCAGCGCGGGACGCGTCGAGTACGACCAGGTGTGTTTCAGTTATGATATCGACGCCGGAAATCTGGTCATCGACGACATTTCCTTCGAGGTGGAGGGTGGCGAGACGGTTGCGCTCGTCGGGCCGACGGGCGCTGGCAAATCCACCGTTCTCAAGCTCCTCTTACGACTCTACGACGTCGACGAGGGAGCGATCTGCATCGACGGCCGGGACGTCCGAGACGTCTCGCTCTCGAGTCTGCGTCGCTCGATGGGCTACGTCGGCCAGGAGTCGTTTCTCTTCTACGGCACCGTCGAAGAGAACATCGCCTACGGCTCGTTCGACGCCTCCCGCGAGGAAATCGTCGCCGCGGCAAAAGCTGCAGAGGCCCACGACTTCGTCCAGAATCTGCCCGAGGGGTACGACACGATGGTTGGCGAACGCGGCGTCAAACTCTCGGGTGGCCAGCGCCAGCGCGTCGCCATCGCCCGTGCGGTGCTCAAAGACCCCGACATCCTCGTGTTAGACGAGGCCACGAGCGACGTCGACACCGAGACCGAGATGCTCATCCAGCGCTCGATCGACGAACTGACCGAGAACCGGACCACGTTCGCCATCGCCCACCGGCTCTCGACGATCAAGGACGCAGACCAGATCCTCGTCCTCGAGGGCGGCCGGATCGTCGAGCGTGGGACTCACGCGGAACTGCTCGAGGAAGACGGCCTCTACGCCCACCTCTGGGGGGTGCAGGCCGGCGAGATCGACGACCTCCCACAGGAGTTCATCGAGCGTGCCCAGCGGCGGCAGGCGCGGACGGAAGTCGATATCGACGCGACCGACGACGACTGA
- a CDS encoding DUF5789 family protein produces the protein MTDDNRERGVELGGLGSRLESADYPLGHDELLEEYGDEEIEMEGTEMTLEELIGPLGEDEYRDYGEVEGAIMNMVGDEAIGRKNYSDRTPPAVGEQRQDEGAPDQEGQEERESF, from the coding sequence ATGACCGACGACAATCGCGAACGCGGCGTCGAACTGGGAGGCCTCGGTAGCCGACTCGAGTCAGCGGACTATCCGCTCGGCCACGACGAACTCCTCGAGGAGTACGGCGACGAGGAGATCGAGATGGAGGGAACCGAGATGACGCTCGAGGAACTCATCGGGCCGCTGGGCGAGGACGAGTACCGAGATTACGGCGAAGTCGAAGGGGCGATCATGAACATGGTCGGCGACGAGGCGATCGGACGGAAGAACTACAGCGATCGGACACCGCCCGCGGTGGGCGAACAGCGTCAGGATGAGGGTGCGCCCGACCAGGAAGGACAGGAAGAACGGGAGTCGTTCTAG
- a CDS encoding MFS transporter, protein MNANDRSITGFVMVAHGLVHTYELSIPILMTIWLLEFSVTAAVLGAVVTVGYGLFGVGALPGGLLVDRYGSRPLIVWCLLGMAVSFVLLGLSPNVVTIALALGVWGIAASVYHPAGLALISNGVRDDVRGTAFAYHGMAGNAGIAFGPLVTAVLLLAFDWRLVVTALAIPAFVAAAAGLLVDFDESAAIDSSQVDDESSIDSLAAFLGGTRHVFTAGFALVFVIVMFNGLYYRGVLTFLPELLDDFLTALLGDVGLEFFGPDSPFAEEFDLAQYVYVGLLTVGIGGQYLGGKLTDRMPPERGVAIALFILVAIALVYVPAAEASLLTLAAASLALGFVLFALQPLTQATIAKYSPPDSRGLSFGYTYLGIFGVGALGATVVGAVLTYASPLAVFVVLAGFAVVGCSLATVLVARGGFH, encoded by the coding sequence CTGAACGCGAACGATCGGTCGATCACCGGATTCGTGATGGTCGCTCACGGGCTCGTCCACACCTACGAGCTCTCGATCCCGATCCTGATGACGATCTGGCTGCTCGAGTTCTCGGTCACCGCGGCGGTGCTCGGTGCTGTCGTCACCGTCGGCTACGGGCTGTTCGGCGTCGGCGCGCTGCCCGGTGGCTTGCTGGTCGACCGGTACGGGTCGCGGCCGCTGATCGTCTGGTGTCTCCTCGGCATGGCCGTCTCGTTCGTCTTGCTCGGGCTGTCGCCGAACGTGGTGACGATTGCACTCGCACTCGGCGTCTGGGGCATCGCTGCGAGCGTCTATCACCCGGCGGGACTCGCCCTGATCAGCAACGGCGTCAGGGACGACGTCCGCGGGACGGCGTTCGCCTATCACGGGATGGCCGGCAACGCCGGTATCGCGTTCGGCCCGCTCGTGACCGCGGTGTTGCTGCTCGCGTTCGACTGGCGGCTCGTCGTCACTGCACTCGCAATCCCCGCGTTCGTCGCCGCCGCTGCTGGCCTCCTCGTCGACTTCGATGAGTCCGCGGCGATCGACTCGAGCCAGGTGGACGACGAGTCGTCGATCGACTCGCTCGCGGCATTTCTCGGCGGCACCCGTCACGTGTTCACCGCCGGTTTCGCGCTCGTCTTCGTGATCGTCATGTTCAACGGCCTCTACTACCGGGGCGTACTCACGTTCCTCCCGGAGCTACTCGACGACTTCCTCACGGCGTTGCTCGGCGACGTCGGCCTCGAGTTCTTCGGCCCCGACAGCCCGTTCGCTGAGGAGTTCGACCTCGCACAGTACGTCTACGTCGGCCTGTTGACCGTCGGGATCGGCGGTCAGTATCTCGGCGGAAAGCTCACCGATCGAATGCCACCCGAACGTGGCGTCGCCATCGCCCTCTTCATCCTCGTCGCGATCGCGCTCGTCTACGTGCCGGCAGCCGAGGCAAGCCTGCTCACACTCGCTGCTGCGAGCCTTGCGCTTGGTTTCGTCCTCTTCGCTCTCCAGCCACTCACCCAGGCGACGATCGCGAAGTACTCCCCACCCGACTCCCGGGGGCTCTCTTTTGGCTACACCTACCTCGGCATCTTCGGCGTCGGTGCGCTGGGGGCTACCGTCGTCGGGGCGGTCCTCACCTACGCTTCGCCGCTCGCCGTCTTCGTCGTCCTCGCCGGGTTCGCCGTCGTTGGCTGTTCGCTTGCCACCGTCCTGGTTGCTCGAGGCGGCTTTCACTGA
- a CDS encoding creatininase family protein — MKLRSATWTDVADCETDLALVPVGSTEQHGPHAPLGTDVITAETIADAATERSDREIVRAPTIPIGVAEEHRQFPGTMWVSAETFRNYVHESIASLASHGLDRVVIVNGHGGNVAALREVGARLTRDGTAYAVPFTWFDAVGDHSSDMGHGGPLETALLAHLEPDLVREDRLEEARAGAADGWGEWVSHANLAYDSAEFTENGVVGDPGEGSADRGAELYDLATDALVRLVDAVAERDVSRPDQRG; from the coding sequence ATGAAGCTCAGGTCGGCCACCTGGACGGACGTCGCCGACTGCGAGACCGACCTCGCACTGGTACCGGTCGGCAGCACCGAACAGCACGGCCCGCACGCCCCGCTCGGCACGGACGTGATCACGGCCGAAACGATCGCCGACGCGGCGACGGAGCGAAGCGACCGAGAGATCGTCCGCGCGCCGACGATCCCGATCGGTGTCGCCGAGGAACACCGCCAGTTTCCGGGCACGATGTGGGTCTCAGCCGAGACGTTCCGCAACTACGTCCACGAATCGATCGCGAGCCTCGCGTCTCACGGCCTCGACCGCGTCGTCATCGTCAACGGCCACGGCGGCAACGTCGCCGCGCTCAGAGAAGTCGGCGCTCGCCTGACCCGCGACGGCACCGCCTACGCCGTCCCATTCACCTGGTTCGACGCCGTCGGCGACCACTCGAGCGACATGGGCCACGGCGGGCCGCTCGAGACGGCGCTCTTGGCTCATCTCGAGCCCGACCTCGTCCGCGAGGACCGACTCGAGGAGGCTCGCGCTGGCGCTGCCGACGGCTGGGGCGAGTGGGTAAGTCACGCGAACCTCGCCTACGATTCGGCCGAGTTCACGGAAAACGGAGTGGTCGGCGACCCAGGAGAGGGATCGGCCGACCGGGGCGCAGAGCTGTACGACCTGGCGACAGACGCGCTTGTACGTCTCGTCGATGCGGTCGCCGAACGCGACGTCTCGCGACCCGACCAGCGAGGGTAG
- a CDS encoding DUF5790 family protein: MSQATFSDDELFGEAASEMRADVESSLADAWDALPGADDVWESDAGNVLGVLNGLNSALDAGDAEAHLRDAKKWFTMGQRAEAFDDAEDLEEEIADLEETITTVAEASEQVSELTTTIPELRGTLQDVGDDADDADGEDD, translated from the coding sequence ATGAGTCAAGCGACGTTCAGCGACGACGAACTGTTCGGCGAAGCGGCCAGCGAGATGCGAGCCGACGTCGAGTCCTCACTCGCCGATGCCTGGGACGCATTGCCGGGCGCAGACGACGTCTGGGAGAGCGACGCCGGGAACGTACTGGGCGTTCTCAACGGCCTCAACTCGGCGCTCGACGCTGGCGACGCCGAGGCCCACCTCCGTGACGCCAAGAAGTGGTTCACGATGGGACAGCGCGCCGAGGCCTTCGATGACGCCGAAGATCTAGAAGAAGAGATCGCCGATCTCGAGGAAACGATTACGACCGTCGCAGAGGCGAGCGAGCAGGTGAGCGAACTCACCACGACGATCCCGGAACTTCGTGGAACGCTCCAGGACGTGGGCGACGACGCGGACGACGCGGACGGCGAGGACGACTGA